Proteins co-encoded in one Camelus bactrianus isolate YW-2024 breed Bactrian camel chromosome 6, ASM4877302v1, whole genome shotgun sequence genomic window:
- the LOC105064685 gene encoding olfactory receptor 11G2-like: MKISNTPNNTSSITGFILLGFPCSREGQILLFVLFSGVYLLTLMGNGSIICAVCWDQRLHTPMYILLANFSFLEICYVTSTVPNMLANFLSDNKVIFFSGCFLQFYFFFSLGSTECFFLAIMAFDRYLAICQPLHYPTLMTRRLCTNLVVSCWVLGFLWFPVPIIIISQMSFCGSRIIDHFLCDPGPLLALTCTKTPVMEVFWEIISSLLLFIPFLCIMSSYALVLRAVLRVPSAAGQRKAFSTCGSHLAVVSLFYGSVMVMYLSPTSEHEAGMQKLVTLFYSVGTPLINPLIYSLRNKDMKLALQKFLGI, from the coding sequence ATGAAAATCTCCAACACCCCCAACAACACCAGCAGCATCACTGGCTTCATCCTCCTGGGCTTCCCTTGCTCCAGGGAGGGCCAGATCCTCCTCTTTGTGCTCTTCTCTGGTGTCTACCTCCTGACCCTCATGGGCAATGGTTCCATCATCTGTGCTGTGTGCTGGGATCAGAGactccacacccccatgtacaTCCTGCTCGCCAACTTCTCCTTCCTGGAGATCTGCTATGTCACCTCCACGGTCCCCAACATGTTGGCCAACTTCCTCTCTGACAACAAGGTCATCTTCTTCTCTGGGTGCTTTCTCCAGTTctactttttcttctccttgggTTCTACAGAATGCTTTTTCTTAGCTATTATGGCATTTGACCGATACCTTGCCATCTGCCAGCCTCTCCATTACCCCACTCTTATGACTAGACGTCTCTGCACCAATCTTGTGGTCAGCTGCTGGGTACTTGGTTTCCTCTGGTTCCCAGTCCCTATCATCATAATTTCCCAGATGTCCTTCTGTGGATCCAGGATTATTGACCACTTCCTGTGTGACCCAGGTCCTCTATTAGCGCTCACGTGTACCAAAACCCCAGTAATGGAGGTTTTTTGGGAGATCATAAGTTCTCTGctcttatttattccttttctttgcaTCATGAGTTCCTATGCTCTGGTCCTAAGAGCTGTGTTGAGGGTCCCTTCAGCAGCTGGACAAAGAAAGGCCTTCTCCACCTGTGGGTCTCATTTGGCTGTGGTTTCCCTTTTCTATGGCTCAGTGATGGTCATGTATCTGAGCCCAACATCTGAGCATGAAGCTGGAATGCAGAAGCTTGTGACTCTGTTTTATTCTGTAGGAACCCCACTCATTAATCCTCTGATCTACAGTCTTAGGAACAAAGATATGAAACTTGCCTTGCAGAAATTTCTGGGAATATAA
- the LOC105064686 gene encoding olfactory receptor 11G2-like — MKISNNPNNTSTITGFILLGFPGSREGQILLFVLFSGVYLLTLMGNGSIICAVCWDQRLHTPMYILLANFSFLEICYVTSTVPNMLANFLSDNKVISFSGCFLQFYFFFSLGSTECFFLAIMAFDRYLAICWPLHYPTLMTGRLCSNLVVSCWVLGFFWFLIPIIIISQMSFCGSRIIDHFLCDPGPLLALTCTRFPVIELMSSTLSSLLLFIPFLFIMVSYALVLRAVLRFPSSAGQRKALSTCGSHLAVVSLFYGSVMVMYVSPTSEHEAGMQKIVTLFYSVVTPFINPVIYSLRNKDMKRAMKKLLGT, encoded by the coding sequence ATGAAAATCTCTAACAACCCCAACAACACCAGTACCATCACTGGCTTCATCCTCCTGGGCTTCCCTGGCTCCAGGGAGGGCCAGATCCTCCTCTTTGTGCTCTTCTCTGGTGTCTACCTCCTGACCCTCATGGGCAATGGTTCCATCATCTGTGCTGTGTGCTGGGATCAGAGactccacacccccatgtacaTCCTGCTCGCCAACTTCTCCTTCCTGGAGATCTGCTATGTCACCTCCACGGTCCCCAACATGTTGGCCAACTTCCTCTCTGACAACAAGGTCATCTCCTTCTCTGGGTGCTTTCTCCAGttctactttttcttctctttgggtTCTACAGAATGCTTTTTCTTGGCTATTATGGCATTTGATCGCTACCTTGCCATCTGCTGGCCTCTACATTACCCCACTCTTATGACTGGACGACTCTGCTCCAATCTTGTGGTCAGCTGCTGGGTACTTGGTTTCTTCTGGTTCTTAATtcccatcatcatcatctcccaAATGTCCTTCTGTGGATCCAGGATTATTGACCACTTCCTGTGTGATCCAGGCCCCTTGTTGGCCCTCACCTGTACTAGATTCCCTGTAATAGAGTTAATGAGCTCCACCTTAAGTTCTCTGCTCttatttattccctttcttttcaTCATGGTGTCCTATGCTCTGGTCCTGAGAGCTGTGTTGAGGTTCCCTTCATCAGCTGGACAAAGAAAAGCTTTGTCCACCTGTGGGTCCCATCTGGCTGTGGTTTCCCTTTTCTATGGCTCAGTGATGGTCATGTATGTGAGCCCAACATCTGAACATGAAGCTGGAATGCAGAAAATAGtgactttgttttattctgtagtTACTCCATTCATTAACCCTGTAATATACAGTCTAAGAAACAAAGATATGAAACGTGCTATGAAGAAATTATTAGGAACATAA